In Aedes albopictus strain Foshan chromosome 3, AalbF5, whole genome shotgun sequence, the following are encoded in one genomic region:
- the LOC115261478 gene encoding cytochrome P450 4c21-like, which yields MVLLLTCFLVVLILLKLLHRKNHKFANGLPTVEPCHPLLGNVLMFIGKSPEQKFENLTRGFLENDRLFKLWFGPKLTLGTSHPQLVQKIVNHPDCIERPLFFYKQLRMTQGLLVARHELWKHQRKALNSTFNLKILHSFIPIFEECSRKLVERLQNHVGSSKPINLAQFVSHCTLEMVCGTTLGMENLQQESGSRFLHHIERVMDIMGERILSVPMQITALYVFTPMFWQEMYSLRMNRQYAAEIINERRQKLKESHQCKVIDEDQDGYRKPQIFLDQILSANRAGMPFSDEEIQHNVRTMIAAGNDTSAIAISHCCLWLAMYPEIQELVYSEIKEQFPSPESEITPETLKQLNYTEMCIKETLRLSGPAPNIARETLADVELDGLIIPRGTTIILCLYALHRRPDIWGPSAKRFNPDNFREDACRERPVGVFVPFSSGPRDCIGGRYAMISMKVMLIYILRNFKLTTQLKPGQLRYKFGPTLKLAFDHMIQLEQRES from the exons ATGGTACTGCTACTTACCTGTTTCCTGGTTGTACTCATCCTGTTGAAACTTCTTCATCGAAAAAATCACAAATTTGCAAACGGCCTGCCAACCGTCGAACCGTGCCACCCTTTGCTGGGCAATGTGCTTATGTTCATCGGTAAAAGTCCCGAACAAAAGTTCGAAAACCTCACTCGGGGTTTCTTGGAAAATGATCGCCTCTTCAAATTGTGGTTCGGTCCGAAGCTCACGCTTGGTACCAGCCATCCCCAGTTGGTGCAAAAAATCGTCAATCATCCGGACTGCATCGAGCGACCGCTGTTTTTCTACAAGCAACTTCGTATGACGCAGGGGCTGCTGGTGGCACGAC ATGAGTTGTGGAAACATCAGCGTAAAGCGTTGAACTCGACCTTCAACTTGAAAATACTTCACAGCTTCATACCGATCTTCGAAGAATGCAGTAGGAAATTGGTGGAACGCCTTCAGAACCATGTGGGATCTTCGAAACCTATCAATTTAGCGCAATTCGTATCTCACTGTACGCTGGAGATGGTCTGTGGGACAACACTCGGAATGGAGAATTTGCAGCAAGAATCTGGAAGTCGGTTCTTGCATCACATAGAACGGGTGATGGACATCATGGGTGAACGGATTTTGAGTGTTCCCATGCAAATTACTGCGCTATATGTGTTCACGCCCATGTTTTGGCAGGAAATGTACTCGCTGAGAATGAACCGACAATATGCTGCTGAG ATCATCAACGAAAGACGTCAAAAATTGAAAGAAAGTCACCAATGTAAGGTAATTGATGAAGACCAAGATGGCTACCGAAAGCCACAGATCTTTCTGGACCAAATTCTGTCTGCAAATCGAGCCGGAATGCCTTTCAGCGATGAAGAAATCCAACATAATGTTAGAACCATGATTGCCGCT GGAAATGACACGTCCGCCATAGCGATATCTCACTGCTGCCTGTGGTTAGCCATGTATCCAGAAATTCAGGAACTCGTATATAGTGAAATCAAAGAACAGTTTCCTTCCCCCGAATCCGAAATAACCCCAGAAACACTCAAGCAGCTGAACTACACCGAAATGTGCATCAAAGAAACGCTGCGGCTGTCTGGACCGGCTCCCAATATTGCACGGGAAACTTTAGCGGATGTGGAACTGGATGGACTCATCATCCCAAGGGGAACCACCATCATCCTGTGTTTGTACGCTTTACATCGAAGGCCGGACATTTGGGGTCCCAGTGCGAAACGATTTAATCCGGACAATTTCCGTGAGGATGCATGTCGAGAACGACCGGTGGGAGTTTTCGTTCCCTTCAGTTCTGGGCCACGGGATTGCATAG GTGGACGATATGCAATGATTAGTATGAAAGTGATGCTGATCTACATTTTGCGCAACTTCAAATTGACCACACAACTAAAACCGGGGCAGTTGCGTTACAAATTTGGACCAACTCTGAAGTTGGCTTTCGATCATATGATCCAGTTGGAGCAACGAGAGAGTTAA